One Maniola hyperantus chromosome Z, iAphHyp1.2, whole genome shotgun sequence DNA window includes the following coding sequences:
- the LOC117995247 gene encoding RING finger and SPRY domain-containing protein 1-like encodes MGCCCCKEKAPDELVYIPSPARPASALVLEPHIRIPRVVDPNLVDQLIIEMLTVAALRVDSDDESPASLVKLHVIADKEEGWIQMMTSMVNVIPLEDPFGPTAISILLDECPLPSKETVIKVTQLFGLSAHRASLGNWNIRVERNICVALGCIAEKLVGPNSVAILTEDTLEYLLAYLSPQHESCIVLFALIAVQKFAHTTENKLTIKGRLEQSGQHQHPLLALETLADSSDCLWRQVGFCAKWALDNLFIIEGRSLSYETVDMSDIHAILNSQDVSEYLQISCNGLEARCDSYSFESVRCTFQVDSGCWYYESTIITPGVMQIGWATRNSHFLNDEGYGIGDDLYSLSYDGCRRLVWYNAHPTAVPYIPAWRPGDVLGCLIDLDAKEVIFSLNGQRLTPCREIFETTRYGFFAAASFMAYQQCRFNFGYHAFKYPPTDRSYSAFNDYGKLTEEQKKVLPKRLYLEQLRTSVVRENSCTICFDDIASCILEPCGHRGFCSLCTSQLKECPMCRANILNVKREGA; translated from the exons atgGGTTGTTGCTGCTGCAAAGAGAAGGCGCCGGATGAGCTGGTGTACATACCGTCACCGGCTCGCCCGGCGTCCGCGCTGGTTCTGGAGCCCCACATACGTATTCCAAGAGTTGTGGATCCAAATCTGGTTGATCAACTTATCATCGAAATGCTAACGGTAGCAGCTTTACGCGTCGATTC TGACGATGAATCGCCAGCCTCTCTCGTGAAACTACATGTAATAGCTGATAAAGAGGAGGGATGGATTCAAATGATGACGTCCATGGTTAATGTCATCCCTTTAGAAGATCCATTCGGGCCGACAGCTATATCTATTTTGTTAGATGAGTGCCCTTTACCGTCGAAGGAAACGGTTATTAAA GTGACGCAGTTGTTTGGACTGTCCGCACATCGTGCGAGTCTTGGGAACTGGAATATCCGAGTAGAGCGCAACATTTGCGTCGCCTTAGGCTGCATTGCCGAAAAGCTAGTTGGGCCTAACAGCGTGGCGATATTAACTGAGGATACGCTCGAATATCTGCTTGCCTACTTa tcgCCGCAACACGAATCGTGCATAGTATTATTTGCTTTAATAGCTGTTCAGAAATTTGCCCATACCACGGAGAACAAATTAACTATAAAGGGCCGTCTAGAACAGTCTGGACAGCATCAGCATCCTTTATTGGCTCTTGAGACATTAGCCGATAGCAGCGATTGCTTGTGGCGTCAAGTCGGCTTTTGCGCCAAGTGGGCACTGGATAATCTGT TCATCATCGAGGGTAGAAGCCTGTCCTACGAAACGGTGGATATGTCAGACATCCACGCAATACTCAATTCCCAAGATGTGAGCGAATATTTGCAAATATCGTGCAACGGGCTGGAGGCCCGATGTGACTCGTACTCTTTCGAGAGTGTACGTTGCACGTTCCAAGTCGACAGCGGCTGTTGGTACTATGAGTCGACCATAATTACGCCCGGCGTTATGCAGATTGGCTGGGCGACACGAAACAGTCACTTTTTGAATGAT GAGGGCTACGGTATCGGAGACGATTTGTACTCGTTGTCGTACGACGGATGTCGTAGACTGGTGTGGTACAACGCGCACCCAACGGCGGTTCCATACATTCCCGCTTGGCGCCCAGGCGATGTGCTGGGTTGTCTCATCGACTTGGACGCGAAGGAAGTCATCTTTTCCCTCAACGGACAGCGATTGACACCCTGCCGGGAGATCTTCGAAACCACCAG GTATGGTTTCTTTGCTGCGGCGAGCTTCATGGCCTATCAACAGTGCCGTTTCAATTTCGGCTACCACGCGTTCAAGTACCCGCCCACGGACCGATCGTATTCAGCCTTTAACGATTACGGCAAGCTGACTGAGGAACAGAAGAAG GTGCTACCGAAAAGGTTGTATCTGGAACAGTTGAGGACTTCTGTAGTGAGAGAGAATTCTTGCACAATTTGCTTTGACGACATCGCATCTTGCATTCTGGAACCCTGTGGACACAG GGGATTTTGCTCACTATGCACATCACAGCTCAAAGAATGCCCAATGTGCAGAGCCAACATTCTGAACGTAAAGAGGGAGGGTGCATGA